A genome region from Deinococcus sp. KNUC1210 includes the following:
- the pth gene encoding aminoacyl-tRNA hydrolase: MKLIVGLGNPGLNFAQTRHNVGWLVLDELARRQAQTWRTSGNAEIVDVRLGGQKVMLVKPQTMMNASGRAVQPLLAYFKMTPADLLVVQDDLDSPFGLMKLRRGGRHGGQNGVRDIITRLGTETFDRLKIGISRPPAGRDPADWVLSRWAEDERATLTELVGLGAGAAELWITHGLAEAQGRYNSTDLRPKPPEELPTVAAEPSEAPREQG, from the coding sequence ATGAAACTGATCGTGGGTCTGGGCAATCCTGGCCTGAATTTTGCCCAGACCCGCCACAACGTCGGCTGGCTGGTGCTGGATGAACTGGCCCGGCGGCAGGCCCAGACGTGGCGCACCAGCGGCAACGCAGAAATCGTCGATGTGCGGCTGGGCGGCCAGAAAGTGATGCTGGTCAAGCCCCAGACCATGATGAATGCTTCCGGACGGGCCGTTCAGCCGCTGCTGGCGTATTTCAAGATGACGCCCGCCGATCTGCTGGTGGTGCAGGACGACCTCGACAGTCCATTCGGGCTGATGAAGCTGCGGCGTGGCGGGCGGCACGGCGGGCAGAACGGCGTGCGCGACATCATCACGCGGCTGGGCACCGAGACGTTCGACCGCCTCAAAATCGGAATCAGTCGGCCCCCGGCGGGGCGTGATCCTGCTGACTGGGTGCTGAGCCGCTGGGCCGAAGACGAGCGGGCCACTCTCACTGAACTGGTCGGGCTGGGTGCGGGCGCGGCGGAACTCTGGATCACGCACGGTCTGGCCGAAGCTCAGGGCCGGTACAACAGCACCGATCTGCGTCCTAAGCCGCCGGAAGAGCTGCCCACCGTCGCCGCCGAACCCTCGGAGGCTCCACGAGAGCAGGGCTAA
- a CDS encoding DUF4126 domain-containing protein yields the protein MEQLLTPLLSGLGLSGAAGLNAYLPLLLVGLLNRFGVLHLAEPYSLLSSPWVLGGVLLLLVLDFIGDKIPGVDHALHVFGGVLNAGSGALLFAAQSGVVTGHHLNPTLALLLGLLVSGGVHTTRTLLRPVSTGLTGGLGNPVVSSAEDGSSLVLSVLAIFAPLLAVVLLVVLLLGAWRVLARVRRRFI from the coding sequence ATGGAACAACTCTTGACGCCGCTGCTGTCGGGTCTGGGACTGTCGGGCGCGGCGGGTCTGAACGCCTATCTGCCGCTGCTGCTGGTGGGCCTGCTGAACCGGTTCGGCGTGCTGCATCTCGCGGAGCCGTACTCGCTGCTGAGCAGTCCGTGGGTGCTGGGCGGCGTGCTGCTGCTGCTGGTGCTCGATTTTATCGGCGACAAGATTCCCGGCGTCGATCACGCGCTGCACGTCTTCGGTGGCGTGCTCAATGCGGGGTCGGGAGCGCTGTTGTTCGCGGCCCAGAGCGGAGTGGTCACCGGCCACCATCTGAATCCCACGCTGGCGCTGCTGCTGGGCCTGCTGGTGTCGGGCGGCGTTCATACCACGCGCACCCTGCTGCGGCCGGTCTCGACCGGCCTGACGGGTGGGCTGGGTAATCCGGTCGTCAGCAGCGCCGAAGACGGAAGCTCGCTGGTGCTCAGTGTGCTGGCGATCTTTGCTCCGCTGCTGGCGGTGGTGCTGCTGGTGGTGCTGTTGCTGGGTGCCTGGCGCGTCCTGGCGAGGGTTCGCCGCCGTTTCATCTGA
- a CDS encoding P-II family nitrogen regulator — protein sequence MKLITAVVRPERVQQVKEALFRAGISGLTLAKVSGHGGEQEVVEHYRGTRVMVEFREKVEFKMAVSEPFVEAAIQAIQQGARTGEVGDGKIFVQDLERVIRIRTGEQDNSALTPVTQSATKPVPV from the coding sequence ATGAAACTGATCACGGCAGTTGTGCGCCCAGAGCGAGTGCAGCAGGTGAAGGAAGCCCTGTTCCGGGCAGGGATCAGCGGCCTGACTCTCGCCAAGGTGAGCGGTCATGGCGGTGAGCAGGAAGTGGTCGAGCACTACCGGGGCACCCGCGTGATGGTCGAGTTCCGCGAAAAGGTGGAATTCAAGATGGCGGTGTCCGAACCCTTTGTCGAGGCGGCAATTCAGGCGATTCAGCAGGGTGCCAGAACGGGCGAGGTCGGCGACGGCAAGATCTTCGTGCAGGATCTGGAGCGAGTCATCCGCATTCGCACGGGTGAGCAGGACAATTCGGCGCTCACGCCCGTCACCCAGAGCGCCACCAAGCCCGTTCCCGTCTAA
- a CDS encoding ammonium transporter: MHTLRKRLVSGGLTLAGLSLLGLASAQAATPKLDTGDTAFMLVSAALVMLMTPGLAFFYGGMVRGKSVLNTMMMSFVALGIVGVLWAVVGYTLAFGAGGNDWFGSFVNAGLKGTTGPNSLVGTIPTPVYVAFQAMFAIIAPALISGAVVDRMRFGAFALFVALWSLLIYSPLAHWVWSSDGWLFKKGVLDFAGGTVIHIAAGVSGLVAALVIGPRMPLTRRATLPHNVPFVLLGAALLWFGWFGFNAGSALGANYIAANAFMTTNTATATALLAWLGWELLRGQKPTAVGAATGAVVGLVAITPACGYVSPMASVVIGVVAASASFWAVQLKHRFRLDDALDVFACHGVAGIVGALLTGVFASKWVNQTIAGGVVDGNWSQLGTQFIGVLTTLAFVGIGSFILLKLIGLVMPLRVTERQEVDGIDQASHEEEGYREAENTLSAPVMLGGD, encoded by the coding sequence ATGCATACACTCAGGAAGCGACTTGTTTCCGGCGGCCTGACCCTCGCGGGGCTGAGTCTGCTGGGCCTTGCCTCGGCGCAGGCGGCCACGCCCAAGCTGGATACCGGCGACACCGCCTTCATGCTCGTCTCGGCGGCGCTCGTCATGCTGATGACACCCGGGCTGGCCTTCTTCTACGGCGGCATGGTGCGCGGCAAAAGCGTCCTGAACACCATGATGATGAGCTTCGTGGCGCTGGGCATCGTGGGTGTGCTGTGGGCCGTGGTCGGGTACACGCTGGCCTTCGGTGCGGGCGGCAACGACTGGTTCGGCAGTTTCGTCAACGCGGGCCTCAAGGGCACCACCGGCCCCAACAGTCTGGTCGGTACCATTCCCACGCCGGTGTATGTGGCGTTCCAGGCGATGTTCGCCATCATCGCCCCGGCCCTGATTTCGGGTGCCGTCGTGGACCGTATGCGCTTCGGGGCCTTCGCGCTGTTCGTGGCGCTGTGGAGCCTGCTGATCTACTCGCCGCTGGCTCACTGGGTTTGGAGCAGCGACGGCTGGCTCTTCAAGAAGGGCGTGCTGGACTTCGCGGGCGGCACGGTCATTCATATCGCCGCAGGTGTGTCCGGGCTGGTCGCAGCCCTGGTGATCGGGCCCCGCATGCCTCTGACCCGCCGCGCCACGCTGCCCCATAACGTGCCGTTCGTGCTGCTGGGCGCGGCGCTGCTGTGGTTCGGCTGGTTCGGCTTCAATGCCGGGTCGGCGCTGGGAGCCAACTACATCGCCGCCAACGCCTTCATGACCACCAACACCGCCACCGCCACCGCGCTGCTCGCGTGGCTCGGCTGGGAACTGCTGCGCGGCCAGAAGCCCACGGCTGTCGGTGCGGCAACGGGCGCGGTGGTCGGTCTGGTCGCCATCACGCCTGCCTGCGGGTACGTTTCTCCGATGGCGAGCGTCGTGATCGGTGTGGTCGCCGCCAGCGCGAGCTTCTGGGCCGTGCAGCTCAAGCACCGCTTCCGCCTCGACGACGCGCTCGACGTGTTCGCCTGCCACGGCGTCGCGGGTATCGTGGGAGCGCTCCTGACCGGCGTGTTCGCCAGCAAGTGGGTCAACCAGACCATCGCGGGCGGCGTCGTGGACGGCAACTGGTCGCAGCTCGGCACGCAGTTCATCGGCGTGCTCACCACGCTCGCCTTCGTGGGAATCGGCAGCTTTATTCTTCTCAAGCTGATCGGGCTGGTCATGCCGCTGCGCGTCACCGAGCGTCAGGAAGTCGACGGCATCGATCAGGCCTCTCATGAGGAAGAAGGCTACCGCGAGGCCGAAAACACCCTCAGCGCTCCGGTCATGCTGGGCGGCGACTGA
- a CDS encoding V-type ATPase subunit subunit G family protein, which translates to MDASSRVLLELAAREQALDAKIEAARTAAAEQVRAAETQAAQILQEAQARIDAMTAEHEQALDAEVQQIRSQAATQAQAQAQATRERAEGKLTAAIETIMRAVLP; encoded by the coding sequence TTGGACGCTTCAAGTCGAGTCCTCTTGGAACTCGCGGCCCGCGAGCAGGCGCTGGACGCCAAGATCGAGGCTGCCCGCACCGCTGCTGCCGAGCAGGTGAGGGCCGCCGAGACCCAGGCGGCACAGATCCTGCAAGAGGCCCAGGCACGGATAGACGCCATGACTGCCGAGCACGAACAGGCGCTGGATGCCGAGGTGCAGCAGATTCGTTCTCAGGCCGCCACACAGGCGCAGGCGCAGGCACAGGCCACCCGCGAGCGTGCCGAGGGCAAGCTGACGGCTGCCATCGAAACCATCATGAGGGCGGTGCTGCCGTGA
- a CDS encoding V-type ATP synthase subunit I, with protein sequence MINPMQQVVVAGRQRDSRAIMQALQTAGVLHIVPVEATPGSTFQTGPLGGQAAEDRREAERLLARSESTLAMTGVPRSAARAALPAEDQWGALVDQVATPATQLDDQESLLRSDLETQRTYGPVVTVLARLASGIDESRRLALLSLTTENPAELQAADAALRAELKDRYALASERVREGQTAVAVAVMSEDRDRARAALSKARLGELRLPGRFERLPLREVAQEFTRIGSSSESALRDVEAQKKRLADQHGAQLLSIRDALADRVAIDDARAQTARGKYGFVLQGYVPTDRVEGMKAALAPFGNGVMTELSAVDEHHGAGAIPVQLKNNDYTRNFEFLLNISDPPRYGTFDPSWVVALFFPLFFGFIVADIGFGSLFLIAAAWMIGKSKRGESLPIGLLGITLDPSTMYQVGYVLRTMSLWSILFGFLTGEFFGNILEKLHVFYVNPTLIKNIWGVTLGEGEHETGLIPILMPRVLPEFSTTLLLICLALGIIFVLWSWALRAQLTLKERHMNHFWEAVGMLGGLVGLILLAYISSAGRNFGALGNFGSPLVWIMLLGFAVFILGVIMSRAFLMIIEILSNGGNIISFTRLFAVGVSAAILANLATDVGWSLGGTLPVIGPLLGIVVGLLVHTFLFALTILGHVMQPIRLMWVEYLNPTGFYQDNGIRYNPFARVSLKK encoded by the coding sequence ATGATCAACCCGATGCAGCAGGTGGTGGTGGCGGGGCGTCAACGCGACAGCCGCGCCATCATGCAGGCCCTCCAGACGGCGGGCGTGCTGCACATCGTTCCGGTCGAGGCGACGCCCGGCAGCACCTTCCAGACCGGGCCACTTGGCGGGCAGGCCGCCGAGGACCGCCGCGAGGCCGAGCGGCTGCTGGCCCGCAGTGAGAGCACGCTGGCAATGACCGGCGTGCCCCGCAGCGCCGCCCGCGCCGCCCTTCCCGCTGAAGATCAGTGGGGAGCCTTGGTCGATCAGGTCGCCACGCCCGCGACCCAGCTCGACGACCAGGAAAGCCTGCTGCGCAGCGACCTGGAAACCCAGCGAACCTATGGCCCGGTGGTCACGGTTCTGGCACGTCTGGCCTCGGGCATCGATGAGAGCAGGCGACTTGCGCTGCTGTCGCTGACCACCGAGAACCCGGCAGAGTTGCAGGCCGCCGACGCCGCGCTGCGTGCCGAGCTGAAAGACCGCTACGCCCTCGCCTCCGAGCGGGTGCGTGAAGGTCAGACAGCGGTGGCGGTCGCCGTGATGAGCGAAGACCGCGACCGTGCCCGCGCTGCTCTCAGCAAGGCCCGCCTGGGTGAGCTGCGGCTGCCCGGACGCTTCGAGCGGCTGCCGCTGCGTGAAGTGGCGCAGGAATTCACCCGCATCGGCAGCAGCAGCGAAAGTGCGCTGCGTGACGTGGAGGCTCAGAAGAAGCGTCTGGCTGACCAGCACGGCGCACAACTGCTGAGCATCCGCGACGCGCTGGCCGACCGTGTGGCTATCGACGATGCCCGCGCCCAGACGGCACGCGGCAAATACGGCTTCGTGCTTCAGGGATACGTGCCCACCGACCGGGTAGAGGGCATGAAGGCCGCCCTCGCCCCGTTCGGAAACGGCGTCATGACCGAGCTGAGTGCCGTGGACGAGCATCACGGCGCGGGCGCGATCCCGGTGCAGCTCAAGAACAACGATTACACCCGCAACTTCGAGTTCCTGCTCAATATCTCCGATCCGCCGCGCTACGGAACCTTCGATCCGTCGTGGGTGGTGGCGCTGTTCTTCCCGCTGTTCTTTGGATTTATCGTCGCCGATATCGGCTTCGGTTCGCTCTTCCTCATCGCCGCTGCCTGGATGATCGGCAAGAGCAAGCGCGGCGAGAGCCTGCCCATCGGTCTGCTGGGTATCACGCTCGATCCCAGCACCATGTATCAGGTCGGCTACGTGCTGCGGACCATGAGTCTCTGGAGCATTCTGTTCGGGTTCCTGACCGGCGAATTCTTCGGCAACATCCTGGAAAAGCTGCACGTGTTCTACGTCAACCCCACGCTCATCAAGAACATCTGGGGCGTGACGCTGGGCGAAGGCGAGCACGAAACCGGTCTGATTCCGATTCTGATGCCGCGCGTGCTGCCTGAGTTTTCCACCACCCTCCTGCTGATCTGTCTGGCCCTGGGCATCATCTTCGTCCTGTGGAGCTGGGCGCTCCGTGCTCAGCTCACGCTCAAAGAGCGCCATATGAACCACTTCTGGGAAGCGGTGGGCATGCTCGGCGGTCTGGTGGGCCTGATTCTGTTGGCCTACATTTCCAGCGCCGGACGCAACTTCGGTGCGCTGGGCAACTTCGGGAGCCCGCTGGTCTGGATCATGCTGCTCGGCTTCGCGGTGTTCATTCTGGGCGTCATCATGTCGCGCGCCTTCCTGATGATCATCGAGATCCTGTCCAACGGCGGCAACATCATCAGCTTTACCCGACTGTTCGCGGTGGGCGTGTCGGCGGCCATCCTCGCCAACCTCGCCACCGACGTGGGCTGGAGCCTGGGCGGAACGCTGCCGGTCATCGGGCCGCTGCTCGGAATCGTGGTGGGCCTGCTGGTCCATACCTTCCTGTTCGCGCTCACGATTCTGGGCCACGTCATGCAGCCCATCCGACTTATGTGGGTCGAATACCTCAACCCCACCGGCTTTTATCAGGACAACGGCATCCGCTATAACCCGTTTGCCCGCGTCAGTCTCAAGAAGTAA
- a CDS encoding V-type ATP synthase subunit K, with product MKKFAKYLPAAAALATAAISSDAFAQATTTTDASDVGLKAIGAGLALGLGAVGTGLAQGPIGAAAAGVTAERPEKFGQMAIWFFIPETLVIFGFVGFFLLK from the coding sequence ATGAAGAAATTTGCCAAGTATCTGCCCGCCGCCGCCGCCCTCGCCACTGCCGCTATCAGCAGCGACGCCTTCGCGCAGGCCACCACCACCACCGATGCCAGCGACGTCGGCCTCAAGGCCATCGGCGCAGGTCTGGCGCTGGGTCTGGGAGCCGTGGGCACCGGACTGGCGCAGGGACCGATCGGTGCTGCCGCTGCCGGTGTGACCGCCGAGCGCCCCGAGAAGTTCGGTCAGATGGCGATCTGGTTCTTCATCCCCGAAACCCTGGTGATCTTCGGCTTCGTCGGCTTCTTCCTCCTCAAGTAA
- a CDS encoding V-type ATP synthase subunit E, with protein sequence MSLAEILESEIQGEISAIQQQANTRAAEIVSQAQEQAQALIDSRTRLLANEKAAGLTRARSAADLDSNAQRLSASDSLQTRAFQEAEGQLKVIPQHPEYSHIVQRLLQEAHAALPTAEAIETSSGELETVRQVAQSLGIQAPVRVNESVTTGVRLVGAGGKTSLQNTLLGRLQSGRETLSAQVSRLLQE encoded by the coding sequence ATGAGTCTTGCAGAAATTCTAGAAAGTGAAATTCAGGGCGAGATCTCGGCCATCCAGCAGCAGGCGAACACCCGCGCCGCCGAGATCGTGTCGCAGGCACAGGAGCAGGCTCAGGCCCTGATCGACAGCCGCACCCGTCTGCTCGCCAACGAGAAGGCCGCCGGTCTGACCCGTGCCCGCAGCGCTGCCGATCTGGATAGCAATGCCCAGCGTCTGTCGGCCTCGGATTCCTTGCAGACCCGTGCCTTTCAGGAAGCAGAAGGACAGCTCAAGGTCATTCCGCAGCACCCGGAGTATTCGCACATCGTGCAGCGGCTGCTTCAGGAGGCGCACGCCGCGCTGCCCACGGCGGAAGCCATCGAGACCAGCAGCGGCGAACTGGAAACGGTGCGTCAGGTGGCGCAGAGCCTCGGAATTCAGGCCCCGGTCCGTGTCAACGAAAGCGTGACGACGGGCGTGCGGCTGGTGGGTGCGGGCGGCAAGACCAGCCTTCAGAACACCCTGCTGGGCCGCCTGCAATCCGGGCGCGAAACCCTGAGCGCCCAGGTGTCGCGGCTGCTGCAAGAGTGA
- a CDS encoding V-type ATPase subunit has product MNNPYGYINGRVRMMRVELLESRSLDEAQNAATYPEYLRQISETSLREDLGEATAQGAGLGQLDEALSRNYLRSVQKLRSIVTGQPAQEVEALLLRYDLQNVKTLVRGVLTGRTSDDIVGGLIPAGTIPWSALQAAAQSTDVPSLAQTLSVAGGKMGGVLRAAVSGGAAVMLDLEVALDQGYYRSVLAGVRGAAVRRYFTREIDLRNLLIARQLRGSAATNRYFIPGGRDVTESDFLRIAGGDNGTVSDLAPVLEAPDLGTAEAIVRRQLNESSRNVAMSDPLGPGVALDYLRRKEQEIARLRLVGRAKFYGLSKEELARELQGA; this is encoded by the coding sequence ATGAATAACCCCTACGGTTACATCAACGGGCGCGTCCGCATGATGCGGGTCGAGCTGCTGGAAAGCCGCTCGCTCGACGAGGCGCAGAACGCTGCCACCTATCCGGAGTACCTGCGTCAGATCAGTGAAACGTCGCTGCGCGAAGATCTGGGCGAAGCCACGGCGCAGGGCGCTGGCCTGGGACAGCTCGACGAAGCGCTCAGCCGCAACTATCTGCGGAGCGTGCAGAAACTCCGCAGCATCGTGACCGGGCAGCCAGCGCAGGAAGTCGAGGCGCTGCTGCTGCGCTACGACCTTCAGAACGTCAAGACGCTGGTGCGCGGCGTGCTGACCGGGCGCACCTCCGACGACATCGTGGGCGGTCTGATTCCGGCGGGCACGATTCCCTGGAGTGCGTTGCAGGCGGCGGCCCAGAGTACTGACGTTCCCAGCCTTGCCCAGACGCTCAGCGTGGCGGGCGGCAAGATGGGCGGCGTGCTGCGGGCAGCCGTATCGGGCGGAGCTGCGGTCATGCTCGATCTGGAAGTGGCGCTTGATCAGGGTTACTACCGCTCGGTGCTGGCAGGTGTGCGCGGCGCAGCAGTGCGGCGTTATTTCACCCGTGAAATCGATCTGCGAAATCTGCTGATCGCCCGTCAGCTTCGGGGCAGCGCTGCCACCAACCGCTATTTCATTCCGGGGGGCCGCGACGTGACCGAAAGCGACTTCCTGCGAATCGCGGGCGGCGACAACGGCACGGTTTCCGATCTGGCGCCGGTGCTGGAAGCGCCCGACCTGGGCACCGCCGAGGCCATCGTGCGTCGCCAGCTCAACGAGTCGTCGCGCAACGTCGCCATGAGCGATCCGCTGGGGCCGGGCGTGGCACTCGATTACCTGCGCCGCAAGGAACAGGAGATCGCCCGACTGCGTCTGGTGGGCCGTGCCAAGTTCTACGGCCTGAGCAAAGAAGAGCTGGCAAGGGAGTTGCAAGGTGCATAA
- a CDS encoding V-type ATP synthase subunit F yields MHKVVVLTDSESATGFRLAGSEVVDTTPERAVADLERLITQGNYGLIAIDQSLISDPAKAVERAMRGRDLPILLPIPSLQDAFSEQTVDAKAYMGKLVRDTIGFDIKL; encoded by the coding sequence GTGCATAAGGTCGTCGTTCTGACCGATTCCGAGAGCGCGACCGGGTTCCGCCTGGCGGGAAGCGAAGTGGTCGATACCACCCCTGAACGGGCGGTGGCCGATCTGGAGCGCCTGATCACCCAGGGCAACTACGGCCTGATCGCCATCGACCAGAGCCTGATTTCTGATCCGGCGAAGGCGGTAGAGCGGGCCATGCGTGGCCGTGACCTGCCGATCCTGCTGCCGATTCCCAGCCTTCAGGACGCCTTCTCAGAGCAGACTGTGGACGCCAAGGCGTACATGGGCAAGCTGGTGCGTGACACCATCGGCTTCGACATCAAACTATAG
- a CDS encoding V-type ATP synthase subunit A: protein MTQNTQGKAGIVERIAGPAVIARNMYGAKMYDLVRVGQERLVGEIIRLDGDTAFVQVYEDTSGLTVGEPVVSTGLPLSVELGPGMLNGIYDGIQRPLDKIREQSGDFIARGIEVSSLDRDRKWAFTPSPSLQAGDQISGSSILGTVPEFSFTHKILTPPDKGGKLKWLVPAGEYTIDDTIGELEDGTKLRLAHYWPVRAARPVALKKDPSLPFLTGMRILDVLFPLVMGGAAAIPGPFGSGKTVTQQSVAKYGNADIVVYVGCGERGNEMTDVLVEFPELEDPKTGNPLMQRTILIANTSNMPVAAREASVYTGITLAEYFRDQGYSVSLMADSTSRWAEALREISSRLEEMPAEEGYPPYLSARLAAFYERAGAVRTMAGEDGAVSVIGAVSPAGGDMSEPVTQATLRITGAFWRLDAGLARRRHFPAINWNGSYSLFTPILDGWYRKNVASDFPELRQRLQNVLQEEAALQEVVQLVGPDALQDNERLTIEAGRMLRQDFLQQNGFDPVDASASMPKNYGLMKSMLKFYDVAGNALKDGATIDEIIQNPVIEKLSRARYISETEFPGYNDALLTELDTTFKGVKA, encoded by the coding sequence ATGACTCAAAACACCCAGGGCAAGGCGGGCATCGTCGAGCGTATCGCCGGGCCTGCTGTCATCGCCCGCAACATGTACGGGGCCAAGATGTACGACCTCGTGCGCGTAGGCCAGGAGCGCCTCGTCGGCGAGATCATCCGACTCGACGGCGATACCGCCTTCGTGCAGGTTTACGAGGACACCTCCGGTCTGACGGTCGGTGAGCCGGTCGTTTCGACGGGCCTGCCGCTCAGCGTCGAACTCGGGCCGGGCATGCTCAACGGCATCTACGACGGCATTCAGCGTCCGCTCGACAAGATCCGTGAGCAGTCGGGCGACTTCATCGCGCGCGGTATCGAAGTGTCGAGCCTCGACCGCGACCGCAAGTGGGCTTTCACGCCCAGCCCCAGCCTGCAGGCCGGCGACCAGATCAGCGGCAGCAGCATTCTGGGCACCGTGCCGGAATTCAGCTTCACCCACAAGATCCTGACGCCCCCCGACAAGGGCGGCAAGCTCAAGTGGCTGGTGCCTGCCGGTGAGTACACCATCGACGACACCATCGGTGAACTCGAAGACGGCACCAAGTTGCGCCTCGCGCACTACTGGCCGGTCCGTGCGGCCCGCCCGGTGGCGCTCAAGAAAGACCCCAGCCTGCCCTTCCTGACCGGCATGCGAATTCTCGACGTGCTGTTTCCGCTCGTGATGGGCGGCGCGGCAGCGATCCCCGGTCCCTTCGGATCGGGCAAGACCGTGACCCAGCAGTCGGTGGCGAAGTACGGCAACGCCGACATCGTGGTGTACGTGGGCTGCGGTGAGCGCGGCAACGAGATGACCGACGTGCTGGTCGAGTTCCCCGAGCTGGAAGACCCCAAGACCGGCAACCCGCTGATGCAGCGCACCATCCTGATCGCCAACACCAGCAATATGCCGGTGGCGGCGCGTGAGGCGAGCGTGTACACCGGCATCACGCTGGCCGAATACTTCCGTGACCAGGGCTACAGCGTGTCGCTGATGGCCGACAGCACCAGCCGCTGGGCCGAGGCGCTGCGTGAGATTTCTTCGCGCCTCGAAGAAATGCCCGCAGAAGAGGGCTACCCGCCCTACCTGTCGGCGCGACTGGCTGCCTTCTACGAGCGTGCGGGCGCGGTCCGTACCATGGCCGGCGAAGACGGTGCGGTGTCGGTGATCGGCGCGGTGTCTCCGGCGGGCGGCGATATGTCGGAGCCTGTGACCCAGGCGACGCTGCGAATTACTGGCGCCTTCTGGCGACTGGACGCAGGTCTGGCCCGCCGCCGTCACTTCCCGGCGATCAACTGGAACGGCTCGTACAGCCTGTTCACGCCGATCCTCGACGGCTGGTACCGCAAGAACGTGGCGAGCGACTTCCCCGAACTGCGTCAGCGCCTCCAGAACGTGCTTCAGGAAGAGGCCGCGCTGCAGGAAGTGGTGCAGCTCGTCGGCCCGGACGCTTTGCAGGACAACGAGCGCCTCACCATCGAGGCAGGCCGCATGCTGCGTCAGGACTTCCTGCAGCAGAACGGCTTTGACCCGGTGGACGCCAGCGCTTCGATGCCCAAGAACTACGGCCTGATGAAGAGCATGCTGAAGTTCTACGACGTGGCTGGAAACGCGCTGAAGGACGGCGCGACCATCGACGAGATCATTCAGAACCCGGTGATCGAGAAGCTGAGCCGTGCACGGTACATCTCGGAGACCGAGTTCCCGGGCTACAACGACGCTCTGCTGACCGAACTCGACACCACCTTTAAGGGAGTCAAGGCATGA
- a CDS encoding V-type ATP synthase subunit B, which translates to MTLLQKEYNDVAYISGPLLFVNSASDLAYNAIVNIKDGSGRVRGGQVIEVSDEHAIIQIFEDTRGLDLATASVSLVEDVARLGVSREMIGRRFDGLGRPIDGLPAVVADKRVSINGQAMNPASRAKPEEFIQTGISTIDVNTSLIRGQKLPIFSGSGLPHNELAAQIARQATVPGHEGDFAVVFAAMGLTQREVSFFTQEFERTGALARSVLFLNKADDPTVERILTPRMALTTAEYLAFELGYHVLVILTDLTNYCEALREIGGAREEIPGRRGFPGYMYTDLASLYERAGVVQGKPGSVTQIPILSMPDDDITHPIPDLTGYITEGQIVVDRGLNAKGVFPPINPLPSLSRLQGNGIGKGKTRADHKNVSDQLFAAYANGLDLRKLVAITGEDALSETDKLYLYFADDFEKYFIGQGGQNRSIDESLTVAWGILSKLPQSQLTRLSKDTIDKYYGTKMDETWRGNRI; encoded by the coding sequence ATGACCCTGCTTCAGAAGGAATACAACGACGTCGCCTACATCTCGGGGCCGCTGCTGTTCGTCAACAGCGCTTCCGACCTCGCCTACAACGCCATCGTCAACATCAAGGACGGCAGCGGGCGCGTGCGCGGCGGTCAGGTCATCGAGGTCTCGGACGAGCACGCCATCATCCAGATCTTCGAGGACACCCGTGGTCTGGACCTCGCCACTGCCAGCGTGTCGTTGGTGGAAGACGTGGCCCGCCTCGGCGTGAGCCGTGAGATGATCGGTCGCCGCTTCGACGGCCTGGGCCGCCCCATCGACGGGCTGCCTGCCGTGGTTGCCGACAAGCGCGTTTCGATCAACGGTCAGGCGATGAACCCCGCCAGCCGCGCCAAGCCCGAAGAGTTCATTCAGACGGGCATCAGCACCATCGACGTGAACACCAGCCTGATCCGTGGACAGAAGCTCCCGATCTTCTCGGGTTCGGGTCTGCCCCACAACGAGCTGGCCGCGCAGATCGCGCGTCAGGCGACAGTGCCTGGGCACGAGGGCGACTTCGCGGTGGTCTTCGCAGCGATGGGTCTGACGCAGCGCGAGGTGTCGTTCTTTACGCAGGAGTTCGAGCGCACCGGAGCACTCGCCCGCAGCGTGCTGTTTCTGAACAAGGCCGACGATCCCACCGTCGAGCGCATCCTGACGCCGCGCATGGCGCTCACCACCGCCGAGTACCTGGCTTTCGAGCTGGGCTATCACGTGCTGGTGATCCTGACCGACCTGACCAACTACTGCGAGGCGCTCCGTGAGATCGGCGGCGCCCGCGAGGAGATCCCCGGTCGACGCGGCTTCCCCGGCTACATGTACACCGACCTTGCGTCGCTGTACGAGCGGGCGGGCGTGGTGCAGGGCAAGCCCGGCAGCGTGACCCAGATTCCGATTCTCTCGATGCCTGACGACGATATCACCCACCCCATCCCCGACCTGACCGGCTACATCACCGAAGGACAGATCGTGGTGGACCGTGGCCTGAACGCCAAGGGTGTCTTTCCGCCGATCAACCCGCTGCCGTCGCTGTCGCGCCTTCAGGGCAACGGCATCGGCAAGGGCAAGACCCGCGCCGACCACAAGAACGTCTCCGATCAGCTGTTCGCGGCCTACGCCAACGGCCTCGACCTCCGCAAGCTCGTCGCCATCACCGGTGAAGACGCGCTGAGCGAGACCGACAAGCTGTACCTGTACTTTGCCGACGACTTCGAGAAGTACTTCATCGGCCAGGGTGGACAGAACCGCAGCATCGACGAGAGCCTGACCGTGGCCTGGGGCATTCTGAGCAAGCTGCCGCAGTCTCAGCTGACGAGGCTCAGCAAGGACACCATCGACAAGTACTACGGCACCAAGATGGACGAGACCTGGAGAGGCAACCGGATCTAA